One part of the Arabidopsis thaliana chromosome 4, partial sequence genome encodes these proteins:
- a CDS encoding Heavy metal transport/detoxification superfamily protein, which yields MDKLCSKGGGSIKTIEIVEPPKPPQPQPQQPPQKPKDAQPKAPEKPKEPEKPKQPEKLKEPEKPKQPEKPKEPEKTKQPAPAPAPAPAPAAKPAPAPAPAPAPAPKQPGPPPQAIPMMPQGQPAMCCGPYYDGYGGPAFNGYGMPPQPYECYGRPVYESWGGGCPPPPPAYRQCHVTRCDYFSEENPQSCSIM from the coding sequence ATGGACAAACTCTGTTCCAAAGGCGGCGGCTCGATAAAGACCATTGAGATCGTCGAGCCACCCAAGCCTCCTCAGCCACAACCCCAACAACCACCTCAGAAACCTAAAGATGCTCAGCCTAAAGCTCCTGAGAAGCCTAAGGAACCTGAAAAGCCAAAACAGCCTGAAAAGCTTAAAGAGCCAGAGAAGCCCAAACAGCCAGAAAAGCCCAAAGAACCCGAAAAGACGAAGCAACCCGCACCCGCTCCAGCTCCCGCACCAGCACCCGCAGCCAAACCCGCACCCGCTCCCGCTCCAGCTCCCGCACCTGCCCCGAAGCAGCCGGGACCGCCACCGCAAGCGATCCCGATGATGCCGCAAGGGCAGCCAGCAATGTGTTGCGGGCCCTACTACGATGGATACGGAGGGCCAGCATTCAATGGATATGGAATGCCGCCGCAGCCTTACGAGTGCTATGGACGACCAGTCTACGAGAGCTGGGGTGGGGGCTgcccaccaccaccacctgcTTATAGACAATGCCACGTCACTAGATGTGATTACTTCAGCGAAGAGAATCCACAGAGCTGTTCCATCATGTGA
- a CDS encoding Heavy metal transport/detoxification superfamily protein (Heavy metal transport/detoxification superfamily protein; BEST Arabidopsis thaliana protein match is: Heavy metal transport/detoxification superfamily protein (TAIR:AT1G51090.1); Has 3773 Blast hits to 3325 proteins in 370 species: Archae - 4; Bacteria - 381; Metazoa - 1697; Fungi - 490; Plants - 712; Viruses - 65; Other Eukaryotes - 424 (source: NCBI BLink).) produces MLQESEEGSLQVPSEIRDQLFDEKSNIVIIKVVCCSPERIMDKLCSKGGGSIKTIEIVEPPKPPQPQPQQPPQKPKDAQPKAPEKPKEPEKPKQPEKLKEPEKPKQPEKPKEPEKTKQPAPAPAPAPAPAAKPAPAPAPAPAPAPKQPGPPPQAIPMMPQGQPAMCCGPYYDGYGGPAFNGYGMPPQPYECYGRPVYESWGGGCPPPPPAYRQCHVTRCDYFSEENPQSCSIM; encoded by the exons ATGTTacaagaaagtgaagaaggtTCTTTGCAAGTTCCCTC AGAAATAAGAGACCAATTGTTCGATGAAAAGTCCAACATTGTTATCATCAAGGTGGTTTGCTGTAGTCCTGAGAGGATCATGGACAAACTCTGTTCCAAAGGCGGCGGCTCGATAAAGACCATTGAGATCGTCGAGCCACCCAAGCCTCCTCAGCCACAACCCCAACAACCACCTCAGAAACCTAAAGATGCTCAGCCTAAAGCTCCTGAGAAGCCTAAGGAACCTGAAAAGCCAAAACAGCCTGAAAAGCTTAAAGAGCCAGAGAAGCCCAAACAGCCAGAAAAGCCCAAAGAACCCGAAAAGACGAAGCAACCCGCACCCGCTCCAGCTCCCGCACCAGCACCCGCAGCCAAACCCGCACCCGCTCCCGCTCCAGCTCCCGCACCTGCCCCGAAGCAGCCGGGACCGCCACCGCAAGCGATCCCGATGATGCCGCAAGGGCAGCCAGCAATGTGTTGCGGGCCCTACTACGATGGATACGGAGGGCCAGCATTCAATGGATATGGAATGCCGCCGCAGCCTTACGAGTGCTATGGACGACCAGTCTACGAGAGCTGGGGTGGGGGCTgcccaccaccaccacctgcTTATAGACAATGCCACGTCACTAGATGTGATTACTTCAGCGAAGAGAATCCACAGAGCTGTTCCATCATGTGA
- a CDS encoding Heavy metal transport/detoxification superfamily protein (Heavy metal transport/detoxification superfamily protein; FUNCTIONS IN: metal ion binding; INVOLVED IN: metal ion transport; LOCATED IN: cellular_component unknown; CONTAINS InterPro DOMAIN/s: Heavy metal transport/detoxification protein (InterPro:IPR006121); BEST Arabidopsis thaliana protein match is: Heavy metal transport/detoxification superfamily protein (TAIR:AT1G51090.1); Has 3914 Blast hits to 3453 proteins in 368 species: Archae - 4; Bacteria - 368; Metazoa - 1689; Fungi - 486; Plants - 868; Viruses - 65; Other Eukaryotes - 434 (source: NCBI BLink).) encodes MAEKGKEKVTMMKLKVDLDCAKCYKKVKKVLCKFPQIRDQLFDEKSNIVIIKVVCCSPERIMDKLCSKGGGSIKTIEIVEPPKPPQPQPQQPPQKPKDAQPKAPEKPKEPEKPKQPEKLKEPEKPKQPEKPKEPEKTKQPAPAPAPAPAPAAKPAPAPAPAPAPAPKQPGPPPQAIPMMPQGQPAMCCGPYYDGYGGPAFNGYGMPPQPYECYGRPVYESWGGGCPPPPPAYRQCHVTRCDYFSEENPQSCSIM; translated from the exons GTAACTATGATGAAGTTGAAGGTGGATCTTGATTGTGCCAAATGTTacaagaaagtgaagaaggtTCTTTGCAAGTTCCCTC AAATAAGAGACCAATTGTTCGATGAAAAGTCCAACATTGTTATCATCAAGGTGGTTTGCTGTAGTCCTGAGAGGATCATGGACAAACTCTGTTCCAAAGGCGGCGGCTCGATAAAGACCATTGAGATCGTCGAGCCACCCAAGCCTCCTCAGCCACAACCCCAACAACCACCTCAGAAACCTAAAGATGCTCAGCCTAAAGCTCCTGAGAAGCCTAAGGAACCTGAAAAGCCAAAACAGCCTGAAAAGCTTAAAGAGCCAGAGAAGCCCAAACAGCCAGAAAAGCCCAAAGAACCCGAAAAGACGAAGCAACCCGCACCCGCTCCAGCTCCCGCACCAGCACCCGCAGCCAAACCCGCACCCGCTCCCGCTCCAGCTCCCGCACCTGCCCCGAAGCAGCCGGGACCGCCACCGCAAGCGATCCCGATGATGCCGCAAGGGCAGCCAGCAATGTGTTGCGGGCCCTACTACGATGGATACGGAGGGCCAGCATTCAATGGATATGGAATGCCGCCGCAGCCTTACGAGTGCTATGGACGACCAGTCTACGAGAGCTGGGGTGGGGGCTgcccaccaccaccacctgcTTATAGACAATGCCACGTCACTAGATGTGATTACTTCAGCGAAGAGAATCCACAGAGCTGTTCCATCATGTGA
- a CDS encoding Heavy metal transport/detoxification superfamily protein, translating to MEEAEDLVMLISEKQVTMMKLKVDLDCAKCYKKVKKVLCKFPQIRDQLFDEKSNIVIIKVVCCSPERIMDKLCSKGGGSIKTIEIVEPPKPPQPQPQQPPQKPKDAQPKAPEKPKEPEKPKQPEKLKEPEKPKQPEKPKEPEKTKQPAPAPAPAPAPAAKPAPAPAPAPAPAPKQPGPPPQAIPMMPQGQPAMCCGPYYDGYGGPAFNGYGMPPQPYECYGRPVYESWGGGCPPPPPAYRQCHVTRCDYFSEENPQSCSIM from the exons atggaagaagcagaggattTAGTGATGTTGATATCTGAAAAACAGGTAACTATGATGAAGTTGAAGGTGGATCTTGATTGTGCCAAATGTTacaagaaagtgaagaaggtTCTTTGCAAGTTCCCTC AAATAAGAGACCAATTGTTCGATGAAAAGTCCAACATTGTTATCATCAAGGTGGTTTGCTGTAGTCCTGAGAGGATCATGGACAAACTCTGTTCCAAAGGCGGCGGCTCGATAAAGACCATTGAGATCGTCGAGCCACCCAAGCCTCCTCAGCCACAACCCCAACAACCACCTCAGAAACCTAAAGATGCTCAGCCTAAAGCTCCTGAGAAGCCTAAGGAACCTGAAAAGCCAAAACAGCCTGAAAAGCTTAAAGAGCCAGAGAAGCCCAAACAGCCAGAAAAGCCCAAAGAACCCGAAAAGACGAAGCAACCCGCACCCGCTCCAGCTCCCGCACCAGCACCCGCAGCCAAACCCGCACCCGCTCCCGCTCCAGCTCCCGCACCTGCCCCGAAGCAGCCGGGACCGCCACCGCAAGCGATCCCGATGATGCCGCAAGGGCAGCCAGCAATGTGTTGCGGGCCCTACTACGATGGATACGGAGGGCCAGCATTCAATGGATATGGAATGCCGCCGCAGCCTTACGAGTGCTATGGACGACCAGTCTACGAGAGCTGGGGTGGGGGCTgcccaccaccaccacctgcTTATAGACAATGCCACGTCACTAGATGTGATTACTTCAGCGAAGAGAATCCACAGAGCTGTTCCATCATGTGA